From one Solanum stenotomum isolate F172 chromosome 12, ASM1918654v1, whole genome shotgun sequence genomic stretch:
- the LOC125848459 gene encoding negative regulator of systemic acquired resistance SNI1, with the protein MEKRKKGGSNNGGIEENTMAILDTSGFNRDSHHRHDDSLAFLEAVRSASLLPENGTPPSSTMCEAIFQILKEETSLELIMGSYQLLNELDKRFPRVCLPKMEEQASCLQPTILNEPVVVEEAWCPFTLGLDRDDEINKGSSGSIDPLGFHSLIQELGEMINQRSKALETKILRKMLLLHYLVSVLEGDFVPRNKAFKEKMSWTLLRDSLLNMLLGSRKIIYKSLVKDCLLVISDVFSDLYDISESSSDVDSVAPPSNEISHNCIAAFALALPELKRSTCIILKNVLRMMMELDTSRNVADVQGLTTRADGVRSPAAEIILDELAYNSDMLSPFFQVFDDPWWKLKMIMQYFQKYIPKFPVRTRRSNSTVNDSTFEGVLKCFSNSRSTKNIIKKIGMDVAQLLLGHAFLAYLSVSVDSSAENDDFEEMVKGSSLTEICKHIIAAFTSIRKEYKNTEILFLGKEAVFTAATILSTKS; encoded by the exons ATGGAAAAGCGAAAGAAAGGAGGAAGcaacaatggaggaattgaaGAGAACACAATGGCGATTCTCGATACTTCTGGTTTCAATAGAGATTCTCACCACCGCCATGACGACA GTCTTGCTTTTCTAGAAGCTGTTCGCTCTGCTTCATTGCTACCAGAAAATGGAACACCGCCTTCTAG CACGATGTGTGAAGCgattttccaaattttgaagGAAGAGACTTCACTTGAGCTAATAATGGGAAGTTATCAACTTCTAAATGAGTTGGATAAG CGATTTCCTAGGGTGTGCTTGCCCAAAATGGAGGAGCAAGCATCATGTCTGCAACCAACCATTCTCAATGAACCTGTTGTAGTTGAAGAG GCCTGGTGTCCGTTTACTCTAGGATTGGATAGGGACgatgaaataaataaaggtTCAAGTGGATCAATTGACCCCTTG GGCTTTCATTCACTGATACAAGAACTTGGGGAAATGATCAACCAGAGGTCAAAAGCATTAGAAACAAAG ATATTAAGGAAGATGCTACTACTTCACTATCTTGTCAGTGTGCTTGAAGGAGACTTTGTGCCTCGTAACAAAGCATTCAAAG AAAAGATGAGTTGGACCCTTTTGCGGGATTCATTGCTCAACATGCTTCTG GGGTCAAGAAAAATAATCTATAAAAGCTTAGTTAAGGACTGCCTGTTGGTTATAAGTGATGTGTTCTCTGACTTATATGATATATCTGAGTCCTCCTCTGACGTGGATTCAGTGGCACCTCCTTCAAACGAGATATCGCATAATTGCATTGCTGCTTTTGCACTGGCTTTACCTGAACTCAAACGGTCTACTTGTATCATTCTGAAGAATGTCCTGAGAATG ATGATGGAGCTGGATACATCACGGAATGTGGCAGATGTTCAAGGCCTTACCACCAGAGCTGATGGTGTGAG ATCACCTGCTGCAGAGATCATTTTGGATGAACTCGCTTACAATTCTGATATGCTCTCCCCCTTTTTTCAG GTCTTTGATGACCCTTGGTGGAAGCTAAAAATGATCATGCAGTACTTTCAGAAGTACATTCCTAAG TTTCCTGTTCGTACTAGGAGATCAAATAGTACCGTGAATGATTCCACATTTGAAGGTGTTTTGAAGTGCTTCTCAAACAGCAGGAGcacaaaaaatatcatcaaGAAAATTGGAATGGATGTTGCTCAGCTGCTTCTTGGGCATGCCTTTTTG GCTTACTTGTCAGTATCAGTGGATTCTTCTGCTGaaaatgatgattttgaagagATGGTGAAAGGAAGCTCTCTCACAGAAATCTGCAAGCACATAATAGCTGCTTTTACTTCTATCAGAAAAGAATACAA GAACACAGAAATTCTATTTTTGGGTAAAGAAGCGGTGTTTACAGCTGCAACCATTCTCTCAACCAAGTCATAG